A stretch of the Papaver somniferum cultivar HN1 chromosome 6, ASM357369v1, whole genome shotgun sequence genome encodes the following:
- the LOC113288846 gene encoding uncharacterized protein LOC113288846 isoform X1 — protein MAEEGREGDWECGGCGNRNYAFRSFCNRCKQPRLLVDTKTPADSKWLPRIGDWICTGCSNNNYASREKCKKCGQSKELAAMPQIAMSGASLPTYAHQFARGQGELALKMNLGITGNSALQQPLPFNPNWLLGGVDKYGLQPASAWPFVGSSDAEFSLLNTGNPLMVPKRWRSGDWVCDCGFHNYSSRAQCKKCNASLSSSTLSSVANTANRDFSPTHGTKRLAPEEFVNDWDNKRLNAGYMNHLTSNQQQSFHRFNQMGQSGNQQQRGGYLPYQSESMAMVSGIQLPMQLPIAPTLLGKGAKQWRDGDWMCTNCSNHNYASRSHCNRCKYERDVLNQSINVA, from the exons ATGGCAGAAGAAGGAAGAGAAGGAGATTGGGAGTGTGGTGGTTGTGGAAACAGGAATTATGCGTTTAGGTCATTTTGTAATCGTTGTAAACAACCTAGACTTCTTGTTGATACTAAAACTCCTGCTGATTCTAAATGGTTACCTCGTATTGGAGATTGGATCTGCACTG GTTGCAGTAACAACAATTATGCGTCAAGAGAGAAGTGCAAAAAATGTGGTCAATCAAAGGAGCTAGCAGCAATGCCGCAGATTGCAATGTCTGGAGCTTCACTGCCAACTTATGCGCATCAATTTGCCAGGGGTCAAGGAGAATTGGCACTGAAGATGAATTTAGGGATAACTGGCAATTCTGCTCTCCAGCAGCCACTTCCTTTTAATCCTAATTGGTTACTTGGAGGTGTTGACAAATATGGACTTCAACCAGCATCAGCATGGCCCTTTGTTGGTAGTAGTGATGCCGAGTTCTCACTTCTAAACACTGGGAATCCGCTTATGGTTCCAAAAAGATGGCGGAGTGGTGATTGGGTTTGCGACTGTGGCTTTCACAACTACTCTTCTCGTGCTCAG TGTAAAAAGTGCAATGCTTCTTTGTCGTCTAGTACACTCTCCTCTGTGGCGAATACTGCAAATAGAGATTTCTCTCCAA CTCATGGAACGAAAAGATTGGCTCCAGAGGAATTTGTTAATGACTGGGATAATAAGAGGCTAAACGCAGGATACATGAACCATCTG ACAAGCAATCAACAGCAATCATTCCATAGATTTAATCAGATGGGGCAGTCTGGCAATCAGCAACAACGTGGGGGTTATCTCCCTTATCAAAGCGAAAGTATGGCAATGGTGTCAGGCATACAATTGCCAATGCAGCTTCCAATAGCGCCTACACTTTTAGGAAAAGG GGCAAAACAGTGGCGTGATGGAGATTGGATGTGCACGAATtgcagcaaccacaattatgcaTCCAGATCACATTGCAATAG gtgtaaatatgaaagagatgTGCTTAACCAGTCTATAAATGTTGCGTAG
- the LOC113288846 gene encoding uncharacterized RNA-binding protein C17H9.04c-like isoform X2, giving the protein MAEEGREGDWECGGCGNRNYAFRSFCNRCKQPRLLVDTKTPADSKWLPRIGDWICTGCSNNNYASREKCKKCGQSKELAAMPQIAMSGASLPTYAHQFARGQGELALKMNLGITGNSALQQPLPFNPNWLLGGVDKYGLQPASAWPFVGSSDAEFSLLNTGNPLMVPKRWRSGDWVCDCGFHNYSSRAQCKKCNASLSSSTLSSVANTANRDFSPTHGTKRLAPEEFVNDWDNKRLNAGYMNHLMGQSGNQQQRGGYLPYQSESMAMVSGIQLPMQLPIAPTLLGKGAKQWRDGDWMCTNCSNHNYASRSHCNRCKYERDVLNQSINVA; this is encoded by the exons ATGGCAGAAGAAGGAAGAGAAGGAGATTGGGAGTGTGGTGGTTGTGGAAACAGGAATTATGCGTTTAGGTCATTTTGTAATCGTTGTAAACAACCTAGACTTCTTGTTGATACTAAAACTCCTGCTGATTCTAAATGGTTACCTCGTATTGGAGATTGGATCTGCACTG GTTGCAGTAACAACAATTATGCGTCAAGAGAGAAGTGCAAAAAATGTGGTCAATCAAAGGAGCTAGCAGCAATGCCGCAGATTGCAATGTCTGGAGCTTCACTGCCAACTTATGCGCATCAATTTGCCAGGGGTCAAGGAGAATTGGCACTGAAGATGAATTTAGGGATAACTGGCAATTCTGCTCTCCAGCAGCCACTTCCTTTTAATCCTAATTGGTTACTTGGAGGTGTTGACAAATATGGACTTCAACCAGCATCAGCATGGCCCTTTGTTGGTAGTAGTGATGCCGAGTTCTCACTTCTAAACACTGGGAATCCGCTTATGGTTCCAAAAAGATGGCGGAGTGGTGATTGGGTTTGCGACTGTGGCTTTCACAACTACTCTTCTCGTGCTCAG TGTAAAAAGTGCAATGCTTCTTTGTCGTCTAGTACACTCTCCTCTGTGGCGAATACTGCAAATAGAGATTTCTCTCCAA CTCATGGAACGAAAAGATTGGCTCCAGAGGAATTTGTTAATGACTGGGATAATAAGAGGCTAAACGCAGGATACATGAACCATCTG ATGGGGCAGTCTGGCAATCAGCAACAACGTGGGGGTTATCTCCCTTATCAAAGCGAAAGTATGGCAATGGTGTCAGGCATACAATTGCCAATGCAGCTTCCAATAGCGCCTACACTTTTAGGAAAAGG GGCAAAACAGTGGCGTGATGGAGATTGGATGTGCACGAATtgcagcaaccacaattatgcaTCCAGATCACATTGCAATAG gtgtaaatatgaaagagatgTGCTTAACCAGTCTATAAATGTTGCGTAG